In the genome of Peromyscus eremicus chromosome 1, PerEre_H2_v1, whole genome shotgun sequence, the window CTTTAACCAGGCCTCTCTTTGCTCAGCGGCCTCATGGGAATTATAGTTTCTATGTAGTGGCAAGCCAATGAGACAGAAAAGCTGGACTCTGGTGTTCTATATCTGCCCTCCCCACACAGATGAGGACACACTGGAACAGGCATCCTGGAGTTTTCTGAAGGATCTGAAACGTATCACAGATAGTGATGTAAAAGGTAAACGTACCAGAGGATGAGGCCAGAACGTCCGAGAAATTGAGGCCGATAATGATCAAAGCTTCAAGCCTTCACTTGAGTGCCCTTCTGACTCTGCCACGTCTTAGTCCTGGGGCCTTGAATCTGGGGCTGGGCTACTTCCCGGGTGGGGGtggcctttgatctcagcatggggaggcagagctaggcggatctctgtgagtacaaggccagcctggtctacagagcgcgagatccaggacaggcaccaaaagtacacagagaaaccctgtctcaaaaaaccaaaaaaaaaaaaaaaaaaaaaaaaaaaagataattaggggttggggatttagctcagtggtagagcacttgcatagcaagctcaaggccctgggttcggtcctcagctccaaaaaaaaaaaaaaaaaaaaaaaaaaagagagaaaaaagacaatTAACAGGTGTGCATTTCATAACCCGGTGGCCCAGCCCTGTGTTCAGTGCTTGTCCATATAGCTCTTCCCTGGAGGGCTGGAGTGTGGAATGCCAGCGAAGACAGGTGGGGCATCCCTGTACTCAAAGCTACTCagggggctgaagcaggaggattgcttaagCCCATGATTGCAGAGCAGCTTGGGCAACATAGTGACATCCTCTCAAGCCAATAAGAAAGAGAGGTGGAGCtgtgggtggtggcgcacgcctttaatcccagcactggggaggcagaggcaggcggatgcttgagtttgaggccagcctggtctacacagcaagttctaggacagccacgaCTACACATGAGATTCAGAGAGGAGAGATAAATGAGAGGTGGGGTATGCTGGGGCATGCTTGAAGGTAGTGACGGAAGGACCAGGtgttcaaggtcactctcagctacacagtgagtcaggCCACTTGTAGTACCTGTAGCATATGGATTGCTTTACTGCACCTCACCTGACTGGGGGAGCACCTTttctggctctgcttcctcctAGGAGAGCTCTTTGTAAAGGAATTATTCTGGATGCTCCGTCTGCAAAAGGACATTTTTGCCACCCTTGCTATGCGTTTCCAAAAAGAAGGTGAGGGAGATGGGAGTCCAGAACCCCGGCCATCGGCTTCCTTAACCCTCTCCTCCACCCATGCCCTCAAGAACACCTCCCCTAGGCCCTTCCCTTTTGTGCCTAAAAGCTCCTAAACCTCAGACCTCTGCTCAGCACCCACTCCCATTAATTTAGAAAGAAATATGATTCTCCAGAGCTTGGTAGcaaagcctgtaatcccagtgcttgggaggctgaggcaggtggattgccaAATTTGAGGCAACCTTGGTCTACTGGCTGAGATGCTGAAAGATAAAAAGAGCCTGTGATcatgggacttggtggtgggtgGAGGCAAGAGATAAAATGTCCAAGGTCATCCATCCTCATTGACagaaagtttgagaccagcctgggctatacaagactcctttctgaaaacagaaacaaacctgcttttctttctcttccctccctcctttccccctccgGAGGCAGTTTATTGTCCCAACCAATGTGGTGAGTGCAGTGTGCATAATCTGTTCCTCTTGCCCCATGAGCCTCCCCCATGGGCGATTTTTACTCTCCTTCATTTGAGCTACCCCTGCTCTCCAGCTTGGATTTCTTAGGCAGTGGGTGGTGGTCCAGTTGTGCTCCTTCCTTAGCTTCGGTGGGGGCGCTAACACTTGATGTGAACAGCTGCCCCAGCCCTTGACCTTGCCAAATTCTCCTTTTAGCCCCACCTCTTAGTGGGAGAATACAACTTTAACCTTCGCCCTTCAGGCACGATGTTGCAGACTCTGATCTGGTGTAATAGGTGCGAGAAGCAGGTCCACTCCTGTCGCAAATCCATGGATTGTGGGGGTGAGCACACGACCCAGCTCAAGGGCCTAGTGTGAGGGGGTGGGGACTAGGAGAGAGGCAGCCGCCTCAGGGTTCCCCCAGAAGTAGCTGCGGCCCCTCCTTTTGCACAGAGCGCCGGATAGAGGTGCCTCGATTGGAAGACATGGTCCTGGACTGCCAGCTCGGTTGGCATCATGCTTCTGAGGGACTTACGGATTACAGTTTTTACAGGGTGGGGACATCCAACTCCTGTGACCCTTGACCCTAAGTCTGTTAGACTTGTGTGAGCCCCCGGGTCCCCTGCCCTGAACCTGACCCTCATGACCAGTTAGAGGTGCCCTCTACTGATCCCCAGAGAGATCCCACGCCCTGACCGGGGACTTTCCCATCCTAGCCACGACACCACGGAAGGTAGGGGAGTCTATGATGTGTCCTGTCATGATTAGGGAGACCAGTAGTCctgattccttccttccctgcacCGAGACCCTGTGACCTTCTCACCCCTCTACTCCCCCAGTCCCCAAGTTCCCCAGGCCTCTGTGACCCCTTGAGCTTGGGTCTAGGTTTGGGGGAACAGTTCTGAGACCTTGCTGTCCAAGGGGAAAGAACCCTACCTGACCAAGACGATGGTGGGTCCAGAGGATGCCGGGAACTACCGCTGCGAGCTGGGGACCATCAACTCTGGTCCTGCCACCATTATTCATTTTCGTGTCGTAGGTCAGTCTGGGGTGTTGAAAAACGGCATTCGGGATGGGAGAATCTCTGGAGGTGTGGCCTCACCCATGGGACTCGATTTACTATGGGAATGGCCTAGTTGCTTTGGGTGTGTGGTTTTGGCTATAACCAGGGTCTGTGCTGGAGGTGTGTTTTCTGGTCATGGAGGTGTGCCTTCCTGCCTGAAAGGCTGCCTTAGGCTCTCAATTGGACTTCCTGGGGTGCACCCACCCTCTAGAGGGGGCTAGAGTTGTGGGGTAGGCATGCCTTtaccagctgctgccaggacTGCCCTTTGGCTCTCTGTCAGTACTGCCCCAAAGGACAGCAGAAGAAAAACCGGCACCAAACATCATAACCCAGGAGGAGGAGGCCCCCGGACAGGTGACTGCAGAGACCCTGGAGCCCGTAATTACAATCGCCAATCAGCCGAAACCACCGAGAGCTGCGAAACACCACCGCCTCTTAATCCTGTTGATCCTTGGCTTCATAATTCTGGTGGCCGGCATCATTGTCACGTGAGCTGTCCACTGGGAAACTGGAGGAAGGGTGGGGCTTAAATGAAGTGGACTTGTATGaaggggagaggcttggaccagAGATGGGCTTTGGGAGGGGGCATGGCTTGGACAGAGGAGTGGGGGGCCTGCGTAGGAGTGGGGCTTGAAGGGAGAGGCAGGATTTGAATGGAGACGTAGTCTTGGGTAAGGAGAGGAGATTGGATAGAAGGGTGTGGACAAGGGCTTGGATGGATGGACgcacggacggacggacggacggacggacggacgagGCTTCAATGAAAGGACAGGGCCTTATGGAGAAGATTTGGAGGGGGCTGGGCTTGGGTGGAGGGCGGGGCTTCCTACAATCCAGTGCTGGCGGAGGACCGGAAGCTACTGAGCACCTTCCTTTGGGGCTCATTTAGGAGGATAAGGCTTGTGTAAACTGTTAGGTTAGGTTTGTTGGGGTCTAGGTAGAGTGTACTTCACTCAACCCATGATCTAATGTGGTTCTACACACTCCTGGCCTGCCACAGGGTACTTCACTTTAGGAAAGCTAGAGGTAAATCCAAGACCTCAAGTTTGGACGTGAAATCCTCAAGGGCAGAATTCAAGTCGTCAGATCAGGAAAGGTCCTCTGTCCAGCCGGAGTCATCCCCACCGGTAGAATCGAAGCCCTCTCAGGGGGACAGTGCTGCCGAGGACACAGAGGACAAGGCCGAGGAATCAGAAAGCTAATAAAGATTTGACCTGTTGTCTCAGTTTCTGACTTACTCTTGGGGACTGGTCCTGACTTCTGGCTCCAAGAGAGGAGCAGCGGGAACATGGGACCTCCCTCTGCAGGGGGCCCATGAATGGTGGGCCCAGAATCAAGGCATAGGCCAGGGTCAGCTCTGCCCCATCTCCTCCCCCAGGCCTGGTCTCCTCACAGGACGCCCCCTCCCCGCTCTTCCTGCCGGGCTTCCTCTTGCCTTTTCCTGTCCCCCACCCAGTGCTGGGAGCCCGGGCAGAGGAAAACACTTTTCAGAGGGATTGGGACTTAACGGAGGCCAACGGCACCGGGGCCTCCGGGTGCTACAGGACCCGAAGCAGGGTAAGAGCCACAGCAATGACCTATCCAGGGACCTCGGAGTTCACTGTTCTACCCCTCTACCTCCCTGGGATCCCGGAGCTAGAATTCATTCTCTCATCCGTTCCCACCCCCCTCCGTGGCCTTAGGACTTGGGGCCTTACCCTCTTCCCTTAGGGCCATGCTATCTGGTGAACGAAAGGAGGGCGGAAGCCCCCGCTTTGGGAAACTTCATCTCCCAGTGGGCCTGTGGATCAATTCCCCAAGAAAGCAGCTGGCCAAACTGGGGCGGCGCTGGCCCAGCGCTGCCTCTGTCAAGTAAGTGATCAACCTCTGTGGCATGCCTGCCATCTGTCCTTGTTTATCCCTGAGTCATGCCAGGGACCCTAAAAGGCGGGCAGTGGTTCCTGTCCTAAACAGACGAGCGAGCtggagggggttgggggtggcAGTGGAGGACAGTGACATCTAGATGCAGGGAGGGAAGAGCTGGGCCAAGACATGGGGCAGGCCGGATGGGCACTGGGATGAAACACTAGGCAGGCCCAGGGATTGGATTCACTTTCCTTGTTCCCCTCTGTTCACCGTGGAGTTTCCTACCAAAGGCCATATCTTTATTAATCATATTACGTATCTCTTTTACCTCCATTCTTCCCACCCCACCATCTTGGTTTTCTGCCCCCACCCACTACTGTCCGTGTCCCTCTCTCTCCGGGTCTTTGTCTCTGAgtttctgtctctccccctctcttggtttctctgtgtcttcgGCCCCTCTCTCGGGGTCACTTGCTCTGGGtttgtctctgcctgtctctctgcatctgtctgtcCGTCCTCTCTCGTTCTTTTGTCCGTGTCCTCCGCCCACTTGTTCCTCCTCAGGTCGTCGTCCTCCGACACGGGGAGCCGCAGCAGCgagccgctgccgccgccgccgccgccgcacgTGGAGCTGCGGCGCGTGGGCGCGGTGAAGGCGGCGGGGGGCGCGTCGGGCAGCCGCGCCAAGCGCATCTCGCAGCTGTTTCGGGGCTCGGGGGCCGGCGGCGCCGGGGGCCCCGGCACGCCCGGGGGTGCGCAGCGCTGGGCCAGCGAGAAGAAGCTGCCTGAACTGGCGGCGGGGGTAGCCCCGGAGCCCCCGCTGCCCACGCGCGCCGCTGTGCCCCCGGGCGTGCTCAAGATCTTCGCCGCCGGGCTGGCGTCGGGCGCCAACTACAAGAGCGTGCTGGCCACGGAGCGTTCCACCGCGCGCGAGCTGGTGGCAGAGGCGCTGGAGCGCTACGGGCTGGCGGGCGGCCGCGCAGCGGGTGACGGCGGCTGCGTGGACGCCTACGCGCTGTGCGACGCGCTGGGCCGGCCCGCGGCGGGCGTGGGCGGCGGCGAGTGGCGCGCCGAGCACCTGCGCGTGCTGGCCGACGCCGAGCGCCCCCTGCTGGTGCAGGACCTGTGGCGCGCGCGGCCCGGCTGGGCGCGGCGCTTCGAGTTGCGCGGCCGCGAGGAGGCACGCCGGCTGGAGCAAGAGGCCTTCGGGGCTGCGGACCCAGACGGTTAGCGGGGGAAGGGCACAGGCTCGTGGGGCGGGGCCTACACGGGAGGAGGCGTGGCCCTGGAGATATTGGGGCGGGGCATGAGCTAGAGGCGGGGCTAGTAGAATGACAGGCTTGCCCCTGGGCAGGGGGTGCGGGGGCGTGGCTTATAGGGAAAGGAGGCGGGGCCTGTAGAATAAAAGCGTGCTGGGGGGCGTCCTCTGGGAGGTGCTTGAAGCGGGGCCTAAAGAGAGGGGAACTCTGGACTAGACG includes:
- the Izumo1 gene encoding izumo sperm-egg fusion protein 1 isoform X1, with amino-acid sequence MGPRFTLLLAALADCLCPARPCIICDPFVVAALKTLEQSYLPGHLAPEHHENVMKRVEQAVKDFKDLPLNQDTYVGAVDEDTLEQASWSFLKDLKRITDSDVKGELFVKELFWMLRLQKDIFATLAMRFQKEVYCPNQCGTMLQTLIWCNRCEKQVHSCRKSMDCGERRIEVPRLEDMVLDCQLGWHHASEGLTDYSFYRVWGNSSETLLSKGKEPYLTKTMVGPEDAGNYRCELGTINSGPATIIHFRVVVLPQRTAEEKPAPNIITQEEEAPGQVTAETLEPVITIANQPKPPRAAKHHRLLILLILGFIILVAGIIVTVLHFRKARGKSKTSSLDVKSSRAEFKSSDQERSSVQPESSPPVESKPSQGDSAAEDTEDKAEESES
- the Izumo1 gene encoding izumo sperm-egg fusion protein 1 isoform X2; protein product: MGPRFTLLLAALADCLCPARPCIICDPFVVAALKTLEQSYLPGHLAPEHHENVMKRVEQAVKDFKDLPLNQDTYVGAVDEDTLEQASWSFLKDLKRITDSDVKGELFVKELFWMLRLQKDIFATLAMRFQKEGTMLQTLIWCNRCEKQVHSCRKSMDCGERRIEVPRLEDMVLDCQLGWHHASEGLTDYSFYRVWGNSSETLLSKGKEPYLTKTMVGPEDAGNYRCELGTINSGPATIIHFRVVVLPQRTAEEKPAPNIITQEEEAPGQVTAETLEPVITIANQPKPPRAAKHHRLLILLILGFIILVAGIIVTVLHFRKARGKSKTSSLDVKSSRAEFKSSDQERSSVQPESSPPVESKPSQGDSAAEDTEDKAEESES